The following nucleotide sequence is from Motilibacter rhizosphaerae.
AGGCGGGTGCGGTCGCACTGGCGGACGCGCTGGAGTCCCTGCTGACCTGACGAGCTCGGGGCTCAGCGGGTGGAGCAGCCCTTGCGGGCGAGCTCAGCGCGGGTGATCGTGCGGTAGCCGAAGTCGGACGCGCCGTTCAGGCCCGCTCCCAGGCGGGCCGGGGAGAAGGCGTCGGCCCAGCCGCCGTCGTCGTGCTCCCCGTCCGAGCCCACCTGCACGTCGATCTGCTCGGACCGGCGCCACGACGGGGCCAGATGGACGCGCGCCTCACGGAACTGCGTCTCGTCACCCAGCCGCACCTCCTGCAGGGAGGCGGTGGGCCAGCGGACGTCCCACAGCACAGTCCCCGTTCTGGCGTCCGTGACATGGACACTGGTGATGGCGAAGTCCTTGCACGGGGCCACCACGACGGTCACCTCGTCGCCCTGCACCTGGAGAGCGAGACGGCGTCCCGCCGGATCCATCGGCACGAAGCCGCACCCCGCGAGCAGCGCGAGTCCCACCAGGAGCGGGAGGGCGCGGGCCGTCCGTCCGGACAAGGGCATGCCCGCATCCTGACGCACGCCCGAGATTCAACGCACGGGACCTCGCGATGTCACATGCACGAAACGTGCGGACCGTCTACTGTCGTGCAACGCGGGATCATCGGAAGAACCGCGAGCATCGACCGGAGGTGCGCATGGCTGTCGAGACGGCCGACCTGCTGGTGCCCTCGCCCACCCGACCTTCGTCCGCTACGGCCGACGACCTCGCGAGCCGCGCCCGCGCCGACGGGACGGAGTTCATCCTCGCCCTCTTCGTCGACCTCACCGGCAAGCCCTGCGCGAAGCTCGTGCCGGTCGAGGCCGTCGAGGAGCTGCAGAGCGAGGGCGTCGGGTTCGCCGGGTACGCCGCCGGGGCCCTGGGTCAGCAGCCCTCCGACCCCGACGTCATGGCGATCCCGGACGCGAGCTCGTACACCCCGCTGCCGTTCGTCCAGCCCGGGCTCGCCCTCGTGCACTGCGACCCGCACGTCGAGGGTGCACCCTGGCCCTACGCCCCGCGCATCCTGCTCCGACGGCAGATCGAACGTGCTGCCCAGCAGGGGCTGTCGCTCTTCGTCGGCGCCGAGGTCGAGTACTTCCTCGTCGAGCGCGACGAGCGGGGCGCCCTCCGCGTCGCCGACACCCGCGACGACGCCCAGCGGCCCTGCTACGACGCGCGCGGGCTCACGCGGATGTACGACCACCTCACCACCGTGTCCAAGGCGATGAACAGCCTCGGCTGGAGCAACTACGCCAACGACCACGAGGACGCCAACGGCCAGTTCGAGCAGAACTTCGCCTACGCCGACGCCATGACGACGGCCGACCGGGTCATCACCCTGCGCTACCTGCTGTCCGTGCTCGCTGAGCGCCGGGGCATGACGGCGACGTTCATGCCGAAGCCGTTCAGCGACCGCACCGGCAGCGGGCTGCACCTCCACCTGTCGCTGTGGCGCGGCGGCGAGTCGACCTTCCCCGAGGCGGCGGACCCGCGCGGCCTGGGGCTCTCGCCGCTGGCGTACAGCTTCGTGGCCGGACTGCTCGAGCACGCCCCTGCCCTGCAGGCGGTCCTCGCGCCGACGGTGAACTCCTACAAGCGGACCGGTGCCGGTTCCACCCGCTCCGGCGCGACCTGGTCGCCGCGGACCGCGACGTACGGCGGCAACGACCGCACCCACTTCCTGCGCGTGCCCGACGGCCACCGCGTCGAGGTACGCGGTGGTGACGGCGCCGCGAACCCGTACCTCGCGATGGCGGCGGCTCTCGCGGCAGGGCTCGACGGCGTCGAGCGCGGCCTCGACCCGGGTGACCCGGGTGGCGCCCCCGGCGTCCCTCTGCCCCCGACGCTGCTCCACGCGGTGGAGGCCCTGGAGGCCGACCCGGTCGTCACGGGCGCCCTGGACGCGGCGGGCGACGGGGTCGGCGCGTACTTCGCGTCAGTGAAGCGCGCGGAGTTCTTCGACTGGCACAGCACGGTCACGCCGTGGGAGATCGACCGCTACGTCACGGCGTTCTGAGGAGGGCGACACAGCATGTGCGGCATCGTGGGGCTCCACCTGAGGGAGCCCGAGCTCCACCCGCGGCTCGGCGAGCTGCTCACCGGGATGCTCGGCCAGGTGGTCGAGCGCGGACCGGACTCCGCTGGCGTCGCGGTCTACGGCGACCCGCGGCTCAGCCCGCCCGGGACGACGACGGTCTCACTGCTCCCACGCGGTGCGGCCGCCGAGGAGATCGCCACTGCCACGCAAGCACTCCTCAGCCAGACCGTGTCCTTCGTCGACGGCGGGCAGACCGTCGTGCTCAGTGCCGCCGTCGCCGACGACGAGCTCGTCGACGCCGTACGGCGCGCGGCGCCCGACAGCCTCGTCATCGGGCACGGCGCGGACATGGCCGTGCTCAAGGGCGTCGGCAGCCCGCTGGCCCTGGCCGCGAGCTTCGACCTCGCCAGCGCGCAGGGATGGCAGGGCGTCGCCCACACCCGCATGGCGACGGAGTCCGCGGTCACGCCCGAGGGCTCGCACCCGTTCTCCGTCGGGTCCGGGCAGTGCCTCGTCCATAACGGGTCCTTCGCCAACCACGCGACGATCCGCCGCGAGCTCCGTGCCGAGGGCGTGCCCTTCGACAGCGAGAACGACTCCGAGGTCGGGGCCCGCTTCGTCGCGCACCACCTCGCTCAGGGCGCGGACCTCGAGAAGTCCCTGCGGCTGCTCTGCGAGCGCTTCGACGGCTTCTACACGCTGCTCGTCTCCACGCGGGACTCCTTCGCGGTCGTGCGCGACGCGATCGCCTGCAAGCCCGCCATCGTCGCGGAGACCCCGCAGTGGGTCGCGATGGCCTCCGAGTACCGCGCGCTCGCCGGGCTCCCCGGCGTCGAGTCCGCCCGCATCTTCGAGCCCGAGCCGGAAGTGGTGTACGCATGGCAGCGATGACGGAAGCCGCGGTCCCGCTGCAGCAGCGGCAGTCCGTGCGGGTGGACCTGGCGCGTACCAGCGTCCGCGAGCTCAACGCCGCGCTGCACGCGGGGGACGTGGCCCAGCGGGCCGACCACTGGCTGGTCCGCCACCCGCAGGGCAAGCACAGCATCGCCGTCGGCCTCGACGCGGAGATCGAGGTCGAGATCGACGGGCACGTCGGCTACTACTGCGCCGGCATGAACCAGCGCGCGACCGTCACCGTCAACGGCAACGCCGGCACCGGCCTGGCGGAGAACATGATGTCCGGGACCGTCCGCGTCAAGGGCAGCGCGTCGCAGTCCGCGGGCGCCACCGCCCACGGCGGCCTGCTCGTCATCGAGGGCGACGCGTCCGCGCGCTGCGGCATCTCCATGAAGGGCGTGGACATCG
It contains:
- a CDS encoding GltB/FmdC/FwdC-like GXGXG domain-containing protein; translation: MAAMTEAAVPLQQRQSVRVDLARTSVRELNAALHAGDVAQRADHWLVRHPQGKHSIAVGLDAEIEVEIDGHVGYYCAGMNQRATVTVNGNAGTGLAENMMSGTVRVKGSASQSAGATAHGGLLVIEGDASARCGISMKGVDIVVGGSVGHMSAFMGQAGRLVVCGDAGEALGDSLYEARIYLQGSVKSLGADCIEKPLRDEHLAELTDLLARAGISADPRAFRRYGSARQLYSFHVDNAY
- a CDS encoding class II glutamine amidotransferase domain-containing protein, giving the protein MCGIVGLHLREPELHPRLGELLTGMLGQVVERGPDSAGVAVYGDPRLSPPGTTTVSLLPRGAAAEEIATATQALLSQTVSFVDGGQTVVLSAAVADDELVDAVRRAAPDSLVIGHGADMAVLKGVGSPLALAASFDLASAQGWQGVAHTRMATESAVTPEGSHPFSVGSGQCLVHNGSFANHATIRRELRAEGVPFDSENDSEVGARFVAHHLAQGADLEKSLRLLCERFDGFYTLLVSTRDSFAVVRDAIACKPAIVAETPQWVAMASEYRALAGLPGVESARIFEPEPEVVYAWQR
- the glnT gene encoding type III glutamate--ammonia ligase; its protein translation is MAVETADLLVPSPTRPSSATADDLASRARADGTEFILALFVDLTGKPCAKLVPVEAVEELQSEGVGFAGYAAGALGQQPSDPDVMAIPDASSYTPLPFVQPGLALVHCDPHVEGAPWPYAPRILLRRQIERAAQQGLSLFVGAEVEYFLVERDERGALRVADTRDDAQRPCYDARGLTRMYDHLTTVSKAMNSLGWSNYANDHEDANGQFEQNFAYADAMTTADRVITLRYLLSVLAERRGMTATFMPKPFSDRTGSGLHLHLSLWRGGESTFPEAADPRGLGLSPLAYSFVAGLLEHAPALQAVLAPTVNSYKRTGAGSTRSGATWSPRTATYGGNDRTHFLRVPDGHRVEVRGGDGAANPYLAMAAALAAGLDGVERGLDPGDPGGAPGVPLPPTLLHAVEALEADPVVTGALDAAGDGVGAYFASVKRAEFFDWHSTVTPWEIDRYVTAF